Part of the Osmerus eperlanus chromosome 22, fOsmEpe2.1, whole genome shotgun sequence genome, cactgccTGTTATCGAAACAAAAAGGGTTTATAAATAAATAGGACAGTACAACAGCAGTGTGAgtctagtttgtgtgtgtgtagtgcgtgtgtgtttgagagtgtgtgtcctaGAGGATCACACACTTGCCCTTCTCCACCCAGGGGTTGGCCCTCATCAGCTCAGGGTTCAGGAACGGgtcgtcacacacacagccctcgaTCCACTTGACcagcctgcagacacacaggcgcAGGGTTCACCTTCAGTCTCTTATCTAAAACAACATACAGATGCTGCATGCAGGCAGTACAGCACAAGATCAAGGATCATAAGTATAGATGGGCACAATGGAAAGTAACCATGTCAGCTACCAAGTACAAGGCTATAAATATAACATGTCAGGTAGTGTGCTATAAATATAACATGTCAGGTAGCGTGCTATAAACGTACTCTGTGACGGTGATGGAGGATTTCTCTCTGCTGATGGACAGCTGGTACTGAagactctccacctccctcctcatctgagGAACATCTAGCTCCTCCATGATGCTGCACacatcatatatacacacaaacacatcacataaacacctgcacacatcatatatacacacaaacacatcacataaacacctgcacacatcacatatacacacaaacacatcacataaacacctgcacacatcatatatacacacaaacacatcacataaacacctgcacacatcacataaacacctgcacacatcatatatacacacaaacacatcacataaacacctgcacacatcatatacacacacaaacacatcacataaacacctgcacacatcatatatacacacaaacacatcacataaacacactaaaTATGATTGTTCGTAAAAGCTACCCTCCAACACCACCAATGCAAGAGATCTGGTGTTTACatacttctctctcacacacccctctcatCTGGTTCTTTCCATCCCCCTCCCGCTTTCCAGCTCTAattctctccctccaggcctAACTGGGTCGCGTGCCTTTTTTAGGTCACACATCAGCATCCGCGTGCTCAGTGGGGACCATCAATAACGAGCCGCGCGTGCCCCTCCTACAGTCCATTAAATCGATACAGATTACCGTCAACATCCTTTCATGCTTCTCCGGTACATCCAAGTGTGGCTAAATAGTGGTTCGACAACATCACAGACGTTATCCCTTCAGCATCTCAACACTCTCGCCTCCTTAAGCGTCGGTTATTTAACGAAGAGGATGTTGGTCGGTACCAAAATCTGAGCCCAGATTTGATAACGGTTCAAAGAGCTATTATTAACTCTTCGTCCATTCATGTCATAACCAGAGCAGCCCCGTGGCACCACGGATAAAATAACTAGACAGGTCACTGAAGCGGCGGGAGTCTTACCGTTAAAAGAATAAGTTCTGGTCTCGTCGGCACGTTCCGTTCGAAAATGAAGGCCACGCAAAACTACTGGGTACAGTGCCGTTTGCGTCGGGGACTCGAGCACAACCGGGAACGATGGGGCTCCTACAAAATTAACAGGCTTCAGCACGCTAGATCAATCCGCGTCTCTGTTGTCTCTGGCACTCCCTCGCGCTCCTCCGGTAGAGATGTGCATGATGTCAGTGGGCGCTCTTGCTGCTTTGGTAGCCAAacgaggggaggggctggatgAGGGGCACGGGACCACGCGAGGCTGGGCGCACCTGTATGGAAATGTTTTCCGGTGCTGTACATTTCTTATTCAAATCCTCTAGTCCCAATGAAAGGCGTCAACTCAGTGGCTACCATAGATACAAAGGGCCTATTTAGTAAGCCGTTCTtacaacaaatacattttagatAAGATTTGCAGTTATTGTTCAGATGTGATAAACGTAATGCTAAGATGTCACAGTAAAGACAATCTTCATACATCAATAAATTCCTAGTGACTGAACACTGCTCATTACCTTAGCGCTCCCACCCAGCAGTTACGGTGTATTTTATAGTACAGCATACAGATCTGACTCGACCCAAACCGTAGCTATCAACGTGGTACTACAACCTAGCATGGTGGCTGTTGTGAGCTGTATTTCTAGGACTAGAACTTCGCACTCTTAAGCAGGTAATAAATAATGCTCCTTTGGAGAAACAACTTTTATTCAACTGTATTTAAAACTGCAATGTGGAACAAAAATGGTTGGAACATAATTAGCTTAGAAGAGCACACACCACAAAAAAATTGACATTCCACTGAGACAGCATTGAGCCATCTGTCGCTCCACTGACATAACTACTGTGGCATGTTAAAGCTATGTATGCCCCAGCTCCATCCTGTTATGAAGTCATGATctcctggaggtcaggggtcagccaCTAACTTAAATCACACAACTTTACCAGTTAGCACAATACACTTCACCCTGTTTTTCCATCACAGTGCAGCTAGTCCTTACCTTTTACAATACATTAAAAAGGCAAGTTTGGGATATATGAAATAATTTCCATTACAATCTTGAACATTTTAATTAACAAACTTGTAAACAACTCCATGTTTGCAGCGGAGGGCTGCGAGTGCTTGGCTTGCCAGGGAGCGGAGGGCTGCGAGTGCTTGGCTTGCCAGGGAGCGTAGGGCTGCCTGAGTCTCCTTGTTCTTTTGCCCGACAGTTCTGGAACCACACCTAAACAGCCAGAATGGAACATGTCAAACGTCAGTTTTTACCTTCGATATGTTCATTCATCAGACAAACACCACATTTTTCATTAAACCAGAGTAGAGTAGCAGTTGGTAAGAAAGTTTGGCAAAAAAAATCTCTAAGCCATTAGATGGGGGGGGCAGAACATACTCTAAAGCTGATCTAagaaattgatttttttttaaatggtcaTGGTTTTACTAGGTGAGCGGTGTAGAGCCTCAGAACAGAGTTAGAATCAGGAGCACAAGGCTCTCATAgtaggtgtcagaaaagttattttgttttgtCATCACTGGCTCTAGAAGTTCAGGTAAGTAGGAAAACAGCTGGGGTACCTGCACTTCCTTCGTCACATGATCTCTCCCTCGCCAATCAGCTTCAACCATGGGCCTGCTTGATCTGTAAGAGAGCTGATTTAGAGTTTTCCAGTCTCCAAACAGGAGAGCTTGTACTCAGTGTAGAGCCTCAGAACAGAGTTAGAATCAGGAGCACAAGGCTCTCATAgtaggtgtcagaaaagttattttgttttgtCATCACTGGCTCATTGCATTGTTGTCCACATTGTTCATTTGAATGTTTCTATAGGCTGGAAAGGGGCCAGCCACAGTAACGTCATTACCAAGCACATTAGGCATCAAAACTAGTATGCTCAAATTTACAACACTAGTTGAAACAGATTAACAGTAGTTTAGACAGGCCACAACTGGTCAACACGTGCGCAGCATCAAACGTGTACACGTGGTACAAAGTTAGCAAACGCGTTCGCGGGTATGGAATTTGGGAAAACCCACGGATCCATGAAAATGTACTTTTTACAGCGGTAGCAGATACTTGACTATAATAAACTTTTTCCAACTGTAAAACATTAAAAGTGAATTCTCACGTTAGTTAAATGTGCATTGCAGACTGCTAGCAAGCACAGTCCAATGCCAACGATGTTTTAACTTATTGCCAGCTTGCAACTCGCCACATAGCAAGCCatctagctagcttagttcgCTCATTATCTAGTTGCTTACCAGAAAATTTGTTGTTAGATAGGTGGTTTGTTGACTGCAGTGCTGTAACAACCAGGGAAACTTCATAGCGTCGATATCTAACGTTACGTTAATGTTTGGCGTCATGCTCTGTTTTTCGAGGGTGAAAAGGCAGTCTACCCGCAAAGAGGAGGACTTTATAGTGAGAATTATTCTGTGACGGAATTTCCGGTCTTTTCGGCCAATCACGTTCATCTACAGTTTTAAACTACAAGAGCTCCCAGCGTGGCTAGGTAGGGAGATTTGTGGGGCTTTTCACTTTCCTTCGGGAACTGGTGGGAGGGCAGGGTCGAAGATTTAAAAGTTAATGTCAACATCATTACGTCCTGAAAAATACCTGGTATTTACCTGGGCATCCAGTAAACATTTAATATGAACGAGAATGATGCATTAAAGCTAGCAAAAGCTAGtaaggctaactagctagctacttcaaaTAGCTCGAATATGCTGTTGAAATTAACTTCTCAATCTTCTTGGCTAACATTTAgcatacatttattcatttagcagacgcttttatccaaagcgacttccaagagagagctttacaaaagtgcatagcactgatcataacaacaacatagacccaaacattgcaggtagccaaaacatggaagcatacattgtgaaaaaccaaataagtgccaaaggccagaaccacaagagcatgtagttaaacaagttacaattcaacaacatgaacctcaaaagtgcaagagtgtacctgcagaaaaagcaagcaacaatatatTTCGCAGCAAGTACAagcattttaaatcagttacaactaaccaacaagtctctcaataagagtaatttgtgatcctggaggaaactaacaccaggtccagcaaatcattcctaagtaccgttatACTCCCGGAACaggtgcgtcttgagccttttcttgaaggtggggagacagtcagtgtctctgatggaggtggggagttgattccaccatcggggggccagacaggagaagagcttgggttgggcttgagttgggaccgggcgcttgTGAGTATTTGTATTACAAGCGTTCAAATTTATTTTACAAGCTTGCAAAACTGTTTTTTCCACATTACGGAGTTTCAAATCGTGTCTATTAAGGTTTCAGTGTTCTGAGACCAATTTTACCTCATAAAGCTACAATACCATTGTTGGAACATCAACCATATTTAATAAAATATGTGTATTCTTATGTTTAATGTCTACGTTGtattttgtctgtgtttgtaataGCCTCAATGACAGTAGCCTACAGTTGAACTGAACTGGACCTTCTCAGTTGTGATCTTGGATATTATATGATATTTTCAATCAATGGTGTGAGCTTGGATATTATGATATTTTCAATCTATGGTGTGAGCTTGGATCAGCATATAACATATTCAACCTGATGTGAGGCGCGATGTTGGAATATTACATTAGGCTGGTCATAGTCAGTGATGGGATTCAATTTTACTTCTTAATTTAAACATTTATTCTTGTCACAACTGTACAACTCAAAAACTCACTCAAACAACCCATTCAACATAACCTCGGCTCAATGTTAATCATATTTCAATGCAATATTTTGTACCTGTACCACACATCTGTTTTAAAGAGCCTTAAATGAAATAGTCCATCTGGTTTAGGAATGGTCACCATAGCTACTGAAATACTACTGATACTGATGAGGACactgggttagagagagagaggtctgggtTTGTAGGCTAGGAGCTCTCTATGGAGGTCTATGTATGTCTATGAAGGGCCTTTGAGGGATATCAAGCCTATGAATGTGCTATGAGGGATACAGGCAGTCTACATAAGTCAATGAAGGGCCTATGATGTGTATGAACCATATGAGGCTGATGAGGGATCTAGGGGGTCTATGAAAGTGTCTTAATGGTCTACGAAGATCTAAGGGTCAATGAATGGTCTATGAAGCATCAATGATGACAGTTTATGTCTATGAAGGGCCTATGGTGTCTGTGGAAAGACTTGTAAAGAATTTTATGCGAGTCTATGAAAGGTGTCTCTGGGGCAGCAGAGGATGCAGATAAAGGGATCAACCTTACAACGATAAACAAGAACCACTAACCTCAAACAAAAGAGACACTAAAGGCacagagatgtggaggaggataggagagctgaggagaggggaggagctgaggagaggggagctgaggagaggagctgaggagaagagagctgaggagaggggagctgaGGGGAGGaaagctgaggagaggagaggagagctgaggagaggtgaggagctgaggagaggagagctgaggagaggagctgaggagaggggagctgaggagaggggagctgaggggaggaaaggagctgaggagaggggagctgaggagaggagagctgaggGGAGGAAAGCTGAGGAGagctgaggagaggtgaggagctgaggagaggagagctgaggGGAGGAAAGCTGAGGAGagctgaggagaggtgaggagctgaggagaggagagctgaggagaggggagctgaggagaggggagctgaGGATAggagagctgaggagaggagagctgaggagagctgaggagaggagagctgaggggaggataggagaggtgaggagagctgaggggaggagaggacaggggaggagaggacagggaaggagaggggtggagaggtgatgggaggagaggtgaggagagctgaggagagctgaggggaggtgaggagatgggaggacaggggaggagaggtgaggagaggaaaggagaggtggacTGTGCTGGATGGGGCTTTTTGGAACTATTTCCTGTCAGCCAgtcataaataaatatatctagTAATATGCCATATGTATATAATAGGGTTATCAACAGCAGTCAGTCTAGATAGTAATATTACCATACCTATCATCACCATATCTAACTGAATCACACTGGAGACTGGCCCATATACGCCAGCGGCAGGGTTAgggacacagcacacacccacgctacgtgacaacaacaaacaacaacactgaCAGTGAAACAGGAGACTACAGAGGGCAGGaagaacacacactgtctgtgcaagtcctgtgtgtgtgtctgggtttattgtgtgtttgtgtgtgtctgtccctaaAGAGACATGCGAcagccctggtgtgtgtctgggtttattgtgtgtttgtgtgtgtgtgtgcgacagcCTCtcaaggaggaagatgaggaaaaGGAAGATTCTTGTGCTTTTCAGTCCTCACAGctgagctgtgattggctgtgctCTAGAGGTCAGaagttgtgtgtgcgtggcctCCAGGTCATTGAGGGATACAGGTGGAGGATGTAGTTCTCCAGCACAGTTACAGACCACCAGGCAGGCCTGCCGGCGTCAGGGTCAGGGAGTGTGGCTTTAATCCAGCATGGCATCCAGTTGGTCCGCCAGGTCGTCAAACATGCTGCCGATGTCGTCCAGTATATTGCCTGGCAACGTAGCATGGGCCTGCGACAGAGaactacacacagagagaagtgggtcaacctgtgtgtgcgtctgcatgtgtgtgagtgtgtctgcgtgtgtgagtgtgtctgcgtatttgagtgtgtgtgagtgtgtctgcgtgtgtgtactcactCGTGGTGTCCATCATCCTGGATCTTCTGTTGCATGTCCTGAAAAGCTGCagtctccatctcttctctcctctgcacctcctcctccctgctcctctcctccctctccttctcctctttccccctctcctccctctcctccccctccctcaggttgGCCAGGTCTATGGAGAGGCCAGCAATGGAGGAACGGGGGGGTTTGACTGGGTGGTGTGCGGAGccaggggtggaggctggggtggagggtgtgtttgCGGGGGATGAAGGGGCGGGGAAgggggaggcgtgggggagaccaggagacagagagggggatggaggagcagggatgggagaggagggtttgGGCGAGGCTGTGAGCGAAGCAACTGCTGCCTTGGTTGGTTTAGgggccgtgggggggggggcgggtttgggggagatggggggagggactcTCTTAatccctggggagggaggaggaggggagaggatggagaacagAAAATGTTATTCAGaacgtaaaaaaagaaagaaatgctaAGTATTCCAACATTCCgatctgagtctgtgtgtgaggttgtgtatgtgtgatagtgggtgtctgtgtgagggtgtgtgtgagggtgtgttctCACCCGGGCTGGGCAGGGCCTCTGGGCCAGGCAGGGGGACAGtcctggtgggggtgggggggtcctgtctcgtctgggggagggtggaggaggggacagtAGGTCTCAATGTCTTCCTGCTCTCCATCCACTCACAGCTCTCCCTGGCTGGCTCCGGCCTATCAGGCGCCTGTGCAGGCGGCCGCCGCCTCATGACCACGCCCCCGTTCTgctgtgggggggcggggctttgCTGGGCGCCCCCTGATTGCTCTGGCTCTGGTTGGCTGCTGGGAGGCGTGCCGGGTTCTGGTTGGTCGGATCCTCGTGGGCGTCGCCGGAtggtgtctgtctctccatcggagcaggggagggggcgtggcctgCGGCGCAGTGTTGCCATGCCATCCGTGATGCTCTCTGCTGTTGAAGTGACAACCGTGGAGCGTGGGCGGGGCTCAGGGCGGGGCTGGGCAGGTTGCTGTGGAGACAGGAtctggggggtggggtcaggagtTAGTGGGCCGCTGATGGTCCGGCGGCGGTTCAGGACGTCGTCTTCATCAGAACCCAGACCACCTGACCCAGCCTGCCGCCGCAGCAGGGCTGGGCTCACctgcagcacacagacacacacacagtagttagacacacacacatgtaggtaaacacacacatgtagttaaacacacacctgcaggtagGTTGCACTGTGGCTCCCCAGGTTCCTGGGCAGAGTTTTGGCTCCGCTCCCCATGGATGTTTCCAACATGGCCGCCAGGCTCCTGACACTGCCACCTGCGCCCTCCGAGCGCtgcagccccgcccccccctccctgcgccCCGCCAGACCTCCGCAGTCACTTGCCCTCCTCTCCCGATAGGCTGGCAGCGCCagtagcccctccccctccccgtcgCCCCcggagatggaggagcaggagcgcTTTGGCGGGGTCGGGGGCCGGCCTTTGCGTTGTGGACGCAGCGTGACTGATGATTGGCTGCGGTTGACGGTGGCGTCGTAAGGGGCGGGGCTCTGGGTGGAGCTGCTGCGGCACACGTATCTAGGGGCGGAGTCAGGCGTCAGGAGACCTTCAGTCTCCAGGGAGTAGCCAATCAGGCAGCGCCCCTCTTCCGAAGGCAGGCACAGCAAGggtacagacacaccaccatcaCGGACCGACGAATCAGACGCCTGCAtggaggggcggggcctggCTTTGGGGCAGGAGGACTGGGTCttggtgggggtctgggggggggtaTGAGAGGGGGAGGCGGTCTCTGGGCAGGGTCTGGCGAGGGGGGCAGGtctagagggaggaggggtggagctaCCGTCTCCAGTCTGCAGGTCCTTTAGTCTCCTCACTGCCAGCATCAGCTTCTTCTGGTGACCTAGGAGACACACAGCATCAGTCTAGCCATCGTCATGGTTACACACAGCATCAGTCCAGTTGTATTTATGGTTACATGCAACATCAGCCTGATTGTAGTCATAGTTACACAGAGCATCAGTCTATCTGTTACCTGGCCCCAGTTAACCCTAATCCACACCAATCACTGTGTCTGTAGTCATGGTTACTTTGCTCTCTGTCTGTAGTTTTGGTTAACCAGCACAGAAATGCAGTATATCTGTAGTCATGGTTACCAAGCTTGGTCATGCAGTCCTAAAATGTAGTCATGGTTTCCAAACTTGGGGATGCTGTATCTGTCAGTTGTCATAGTTACCCAGCTTGGTGATGTTGTATCTGTTTGTTGTCACAGTTACCCGGCTTGGTGATGCTGTATCTGTCTGTTGTCACAGTTACCTAGCTTGGTGATGCCGATCTCCTGGAGGTCGTCCCAGCTGAGCTCAGAGACAAAGTCCATGTTCTCATAGCCGTTCTGGACCAGAACCTGGTAGTACTGGTGCAGACCTATTAGAGACAGCCAGTCTGCCAGGCTGGCCTGcaggaacacatacacacgcatgcacacaattTCAGGCAAAGTGTTTTTCCCACACAGTATCATGCCCATACATGGTGAATGTaactgtacaggtgtgtgtgtatgttttaggTACAGGTTTTTGTGCGTATATGTTTTAGGTACAAGTGTATTCTTACAGGTCGGTATTCTGGCAGCCACTCTTCTGGCAACTTGCTGATCTCAGCTGTCAGCTTCTTACGATGTCCTGGCTTAGTCACTCCAATAGCAGTCAGAtcctaacacacacaagcatgcatgcacacacatgcacacacacaagcacgcatgcacacacaagcacacatgcacacacacaagcacgcatgcacacacaaacaagcacgcacacatgcacacacacaagcaagcatgcacacacacacaagcacacatgcacacacacacaagcacgcaggcacacatacacacaagcatgcatgcacacatacacacaagcatgcatgcacacacatacacacgcattcacacacacacgcgcatgcacacatacacacaagcaggcaaacacacatgtgcacacaggcacgcacacacatgcagaggacAGTTATAGTTACACACCCGGGTACAATGTGTTGCTTTCACTTGCACACATACAGAGAAACCGATATTCGCACATTACAGTTATAcattacagacacagacacacacgctcgcagacacagtcacacacccagacacacacacacagacacatacacagacacacacacagacaactcaACTACAGGTTGTTCGTCACATGCAAAACAGGTTGCATCAAGTATATACAAATGATGCAGGCAGAATGAGAGGTGATTGGCTATCTCTGAGGACTCACACCGGGGTCAGGTGACACAGACAGGAGGGTTATGATGACATCATCCGTCAGAGGTCAGGGATTGGTCTGATAGCTGATTGGCCAGCTGGGCTGGGTGGagcctggacagacagacagggggcggggctggagagcagggctgaggtcaGGTGACCTTACCTCAGGGCTCATGCAGCTAACGGTGTCGAGGTCATATCCTGCCGTGAGGAAGTGGGTGGTGTAGAACTGCAGCTGAAACTCACTGAGCCACGCCACTACTGCCTcgttctagaacacagaacatTCTCTCAGCTCTAGAACTGCCTcgttctagaacacagaacactcTCTCAGCTCTAGAACTGCCTcgttctagaacacagaacactcTCTCAGCTCTAGAACTGCCTcgttctagaacacagaacactcTCTCAGCTCGTTCTAGAGAACACAGTGTGGGCCTGCAGGCCGgggctctgtctgtgtctccatggtgacgGGCCAGTCCACAGAGCAGGATAACTCACCTTCCCATCAGCCACCTCTGCTTCTACCTTCCGTTCAAATGACCTCTGCTCTTGAGCACAGGAGgctgaaagagaaggagagagaggagaggagagagaggagaggagaggagaggagaggagaggagaggagagaagaggagagagaggagaggagaggagaggagagagaggagaggagaggagaggagagagaggagaggagaggagaggagaggagaggagagagagagaggagaggagagagagagaggagaggagaggagaggagagagaggagaggagaggagaggagagagaggagaggagaggagaggagaggagaggagaggagagagaggagaggagaggagaggagagagagagaagaggagaggagaggagagagaggagaggagag contains:
- the si:dkeyp-9d4.3 gene encoding caskin-1; the encoded protein is MGKDQELLQAVKTEDLLTAQRLLQRPRAGKAKLLGTAKRVNVNFQDTDGLSALHYAALSGNRDLLSLLLEAQATVDIKDNKGMRPLHYASWQGKTEPMKMLLKAGSSVNGQSEEGQIPLHLSAQHGHYDGVTNHSTPHSGVCAPGTRGSSPPGSPTLGQQGGSIEDIWVLRKPLAGGDRSGSVASIASSHASNTPPPSSHASNMPPPSSHASNMPPPSSHASNMPPPSSHASNMPPPSSHASNMPPPSSHASNMSGLNTHGLNAPGLHAQAEGVKLLATVLSQSVKAKEHLLEQSRSVEQSAASCAQEQRSFERKVEAEVADGKNEAVVAWLSEFQLQFYTTHFLTAGYDLDTVSCMSPEDLTAIGVTKPGHRKKLTAEISKLPEEWLPEYRPASLADWLSLIGLHQYYQVLVQNGYENMDFVSELSWDDLQEIGITKLGHQKKLMLAVRRLKDLQTGDGSSTPPPSRPAPLARPCPETASPSHTPPQTPTKTQSSCPKARPRPSMQASDSSVRDGGVSVPLLCLPSEEGRCLIGYSLETEGLLTPDSAPRYVCRSSSTQSPAPYDATVNRSQSSVTLRPQRKGRPPTPPKRSCSSISGGDGEGEGLLALPAYRERRASDCGGLAGRREGGAGLQRSEGAGGSVRSLAAMLETSMGSGAKTLPRNLGSHSATYLQVSPALLRRQAGSGGLGSDEDDVLNRRRTISGPLTPDPTPQILSPQQPAQPRPEPRPRSTVVTSTAESITDGMATLRRRPRPLPCSDGETDTIRRRPRGSDQPEPGTPPSSQPEPEQSGGAQQSPAPPQQNGGVVMRRRPPAQAPDRPEPARESCEWMESRKTLRPTVPSSTLPQTRQDPPTPTRTVPLPGPEALPSPGIKRVPPPISPKPAPPPTAPKPTKAAVASLTASPKPSSPIPAPPSPSLSPGLPHASPFPAPSSPANTPSTPASTPGSAHHPVKPPRSSIAGLSIDLANLREGEEREERGKEEKEREERSREEEVQRREEMETAAFQDMQQKIQDDGHHDSLSQAHATLPGNILDDIGSMFDDLADQLDAMLD
- the gng13a gene encoding guanine nucleotide-binding protein G(I)/G(S)/G(O) subunit gamma-13a; the protein is MEELDVPQMRREVESLQYQLSISREKSSITVTELVKWIEGCVCDDPFLNPELMRANPWVEKGKCVIL